From the Silurus meridionalis isolate SWU-2019-XX chromosome 5, ASM1480568v1, whole genome shotgun sequence genome, one window contains:
- the cep290 gene encoding centrosomal protein of 290 kDa isoform X1, protein MPPAADWPFIMRVDPDNMGNDEKKICDMILKIHSKDLKENEWKRTVHLFKIFQRLLEVKLSELSCVDDVMQNAGQEQARIEKLLKTKISELEAELEMSAGWRDTRFLRDEIRQMESQLDHKDKEVNQLTQDIEKAKYDIEKMTQRADEAEKENRKLKRELKQAKKKMEQLQQDVGFYRKELEQKDSHQSRDEKMEAQKKLNKANQLAEQYWDNWQRSEDENSHLKGELENLQKSLEESVREMEKMTDEYNKMKVAVQQADGFMDQLRRERDQATLQVRELTQQIQARAEEDDPVMAAVNAKVEEWRSVLSGKDGEILEYQQMIRELREKLKATQMDSDKSNIIALQQIVYELCAAVQERDRQIKLLTERMEQYTGEMEKNASLIEELKKPLKNDKGSSSQQRKLDELKTKLQAAERRVEQAERSAHLAESDAQRKDQELSETLSHIRLYESGTDGLVAAVAEIKESKNQIRIRDREIESMTKEINQLELKINDLLDENEELRGRLGLNQEEEVDLTEFRRSKVLKQRQYRAENQVLLKEIERLEEERLELKQRIRALVKDKGTAVNSSSLLDDETVEKPSRSIRESPTLRPSNEDGLKRKNDLLQKDLASREKELEVTRAEATRFKAKLNEMLKENQQLEQGMKEILQAIQEAQSKAPAQTAISVPSLERLVSALEMKHSEGKGDVIAHLRAQLDQLTGRNEELRQQMKAAREEAANTLTQLMKANEKVSRLASEVEAVSQSAGTAVAPKPLFLPEEMPPTSVQLINSLNEYVIQVLQELKNKEDTSKQHALALEEYKRKFAITRHQQGLLYKEYQSEKEAWRKEKECFTEWKVKMEEQKEQDAVKIQEYNLWLEALQQDPSEIRRQVAEAARKTTLLRVNERSLTRRYTTLMEQEQHLRKENNKLKDDSVQMEAAVTERIGYLQRFKEMAAFKMATLQRALDDSVLSSELERANKQYNELTMKYRDLLQKDNHLIQRTTTLEHLESENVSLQEHISSLNKELEITKEKLHTMEQAWEHIEATGGEGGMDKATKALANSEILSVSKRITTLEMKELNERQRAEHAQKMYEHMRSSLKQVEERNFELEAKFAEMAKQNMEAQRIERELRDELADSVSKEISDADRRRISELEKSEAELRIEVSKLREVSDVAKMQVFALEARQQSREKEVECFRRQILDFQSQSDEKALIAKLHQHIVALQLSETAAVSRVEAYTGRFRHLEAQRLRVEQQLNAQQQALWQTRQEGRQRARHLRQALHALRRRFSGALPLSQQEKFSSTMLQMQEDRARAREEARRAQEERRAAEGKAQELELQLKGLEELTATLKDVKGAQKVTEWHKKLEEVRLQDLRKNRELVARREEIKYLKNMVAEQERSISSLEEELVQQSNLFEEQHLSWDQREVELERQLDIYEKQQNQIIGSAQKFEEATGSLPDPNQPLAHQLDHALSKMKEQVRTILVIQATCKTLEETLKEKEAALWRSEQNVLSRDRVINELRLRLPAAAEREKLLADLSRQDDTGSRHALKIAHQTIGNLQSLLDQKEEVLKKYQNLLARARQEQEELSKKHEQEVKNLHQELDLHTDLSLDRFRQTTVELIRKPTLDVPTTKQMERLAEMEQMVAEQDTSLSSLMHKLRVLSGELERQRHVTASHAKEHAEQTARLEERHASQIKAMSRESEELRSQLSQMEKELQYLNTELEAQREANVRSPSNTMKNLVERLKAQLALKEKQLKALSKAMLEFRAQMTSQAEQQIIANAAQKEEVLNVQQIVDKHTKELKTRVKELNDELQTCKEKVKAGKSRESSLKEELENLNHELQKNQKIESRLQSEKHDLEEQLDELKQKVKRLSSGLQGQGKGEGPLVEALQKKIRRLESDLDRKNVPEPAEKKTAVKEDRPNKEELVRWEEGKKWQARMEKVRNLLKDKEKETESLSKQLATSKELYGRLEQEKLGLQRKLKSRGVTVDQVVGTRATFEADHEIEELKKRNRELEEQIKIIKQQQALPRDSAMEDMNIRNRYLEERLHSLESQLVKEPLSRPSDESRFSSARFNLSPKSHLKTFKVSYGPQNEKTHPSSLSKDQIVHQHRDDEEPIAGFPPDTHKAYEEMEDTSIPGQEPVLRGKLKLHEIESVNPQTEQETVDKIHSEEPEEEHDTLKRDEDQDDREERGETAEQDSAVIERSLGSHNSQTEASQFQEAQEHSDEETSKEDDCRLGQLISQSPPVDKNEAVWLGETSGRGSAGTQTQREHELQKENLKLSSENLELRLQLEQANKDLPRLKAQVSDLKEMCDALKKEKGEVERKLGNIRGSAQSGRSGKTAPELEKTIMLMKRVVERVQRENETLKKSSGTAIREQLTALQHEHEKLKAEYHRTKGASQQTSKLESQAEGMEKIVTENERLRRDIRKESEASEKLRVEKSSLEVRIEKLKLELEASNQKLLLAQAKGPSSDGADSKTWKSKVVTRLFENKMKALEDEVSKKNTSLNELKLQLAESREKEQTSRQTATQLNEQVELLKNIPSDDLAKEFKSIRLANFQLEKQKLHLLEQIQKYEEKFGTDLDGPGNKDLQAQVKTLSAEKSQLQDEVGRMTKELANFDPTFFEELEDLKFNYNVEVKKNIILEEQLKKMSERFGVEVDIPTDTSLLS, encoded by the exons ATGCCCCCAGCAGCAGACTGGCCCTTCATCATGAGGGTCGACCCTGACAATATGGGAAATGATGAAAAGAAGATCTGCGACATGATTCTGAAG ATTCACTCAAAAGACCTGAAGGAGAACGAGTGGAAGAGAACGGTGCACCTGTTCAAAATCTTCCAGCGTTTACTCGAG GTCAAGCTGTCGGAACTCTCCTGTGTGGACGACGTCATGCAAAATGCCGGCCAGGAGCAGGCGAGAATAG AAAAGCTGCTGAAAACCAAGATCTCTGAGctggaggcagagctggag ATGTCTGCGGGGTGGAGAGACACGCGCTTCCTCCGGGATGAAATCCGCCAGATGGAGAGTCAGTTGGATCACAAGGATAAGGAGGTTAACCAGCTCACTCAGGACATCGAAAAGGCCAAGTACGACATCGAGAAG ATGACACAGCGAGCAGATGAggctgaaaaagaaaacagaaaactgaaaagagag TTAAAACAGGCAAAAAAGAAG ATGGAGCAGCTCCAGCAGGACGTGGGGTTCTACAGGAAGGAGCTGGAGCAGAAGGACTCGCACCAGAGCCGAGACGAGAAGATGGAGGCCCAGAAGAAACTCAACAAAGCCAACCAGCTGGCCGAGCAGTACTGGGACAACTGGCAG CGCTCCGAGGACGAGAACTCGCACCTGAAGGGCGAACTGGAGAACCTGCAGAAGAGCCTGGAGGAGTCTGTAAGGGAGATGGAGAAGATGACGGACGAGTACAATAAGATGAAGGTGGCCGTGCAGCAGGCGGATGGCTTCATGGACCAGCTGAGGAGAGAGCGAGATCAGGCCACACTTCAG gtcagaGAGCTGACACAGCAGATTCAGGCTCGGGCCGAGGAGGACGATCCAGTGATGGCTGCAGTCAATGCTAAAGTAGAGGAGTggagg agcgtgCTATCAGGGAAAGATGGCGAAATCCTGGAGTACCAGCAGATGATCCGGGAGCTGAGAGAGAAGCTAAAGGCGACTCAGATGGATTCGGACAAAAGCAACATCATCGCTTTGCAGCAG ATCGTTTATGAACTGTGTGCT GCAGTGCAAGAGAGAGACCGGCAGATCAAGCTGCTGACTGAGCGAATGGAGCAGTACACGGGCGAAATGGAGAAGAACGCTTCACTCATCGAGGAGCTCAAGAAGCCACTTAAAAATGACAAAG GCTCTAGCTCACAGCAGAGGAAACTGGACGAGCTGAAAACCAAACTGCAGGCTGCGGAGCGGAGAGTGGAGCAGGCTGAACGCTCCGCCCATCTCGCCGAGTCTGACGCCCAGCGCAAAGACCAGGAGCTGAGCGAAACTTTGAGTCACATACGACTTTACGAGTCT GGCACAGACGGCTTGGTTGCCGCCGTAGCCGAGATCAAAGAAAGCAAAAACCAGATCAGGATCCGCGATCGAGAAATAGAATCCATGACCAAGGAAATAAACCAACTGGAGCTGAAGATCAACGACCTTCTGGACGAGAACGAGGAGTTGAGAGGGCGCCTGG gtTTAAATCAGGAAGAAGAAGTGGATTTGACCGAGTTCAGGAGATCAAAGGTGTTGAAACAAAGGCAGTACAGAGCGGAGAACCAGGTTCTGCTAAAGGAG ATTGAGCGTCTCGAGGAGGAAAGGCTAGAGCTCAAACAGCGTATCCGTGCCCTGGTGAAGGACAAAG GTACCGCTGTAAACAGTAGTTCACTACTCGACGATGAAACTGTTGAGAAACCCAGCAGGTCCATCAGGGAAAGCCCAACCCTCAGACCATCCAATGAGGATGGACTCAAGCGTAAA AATGATCTCCTGCAGAAGGACCTGGCgagcagagagaaagagttggAGGTGACGCGAGCAGAAGCCACACGGTTTAAAGCCAAGC TGAATGAGATGCTGAAGGAGAACCAGCAGCTGGAGCAGGGAATGAAGGAGATCTTGCAGGCCATCCAGGAAGCACAGAGCAAAGCTCCTGCTCAGACGGCCATCAGCGTCCCCAGCCTGGAGAGACTCGTCAGC GCTTTAGAGATGAAGCACTCGGAGGGGAAGGGTGATGTAATTGCACACCTGAGAGCACAGCTGGATCAGCTGACCGGCAGGAACGAGGAACTGAGGCAGCAGATGAAGGCAGCTCGAGAAGAGGCAGCCAACACACTGACTCAGCTAATGAAGGCTAATGAAAAG GTCTCACGTTTGGCGAGCGAAGTTGAGGCTGTGAGCCAATCAGCAGGTACAGCTGTAGCTCCAAAACCTCTTTTTCTGCCTGAAGAAATGCCACCAACTAGCGTGCAGCTCATTAACTCTCTGAACGAGTACGTGATCCAGGTGCTCCAG gagttaaaaaataaagaagataCGAGCAAGCAGCACGCTCTGGCTCTGGAGGAGTACAAGAGGAAATTCGCCATCACGCGACATCAACAGGGACTGCTTTACAAAGAGTACCAGAG TGAGAAGGAAGCCTGGAGAAAGGAGAAAGAGTGTTTCACAGAGTGGAAAGTCAAAatggaggagcagaaggagcAGGACGCGGTGAAGATCCAGGAATATAAT CTCTGGCTGGAAGCTCTGCAGCAGGACCCGAGTGAGATCAGGAGGCAAGTGGCCGAGGCAGCCCGTAAAACCACCTTGCTGCGAGTGAACGAAAGGTCTCTGACCCGTCGCTACACCACCCTGATGGAGCAGGAGCAGCATCTGAGGAAGGAGAACAACAAGCTGAAGGACGACTCCGTCCAAATGGAAGCTGCCGTGACCGAGAGAATCGGCTATCTACAGAGGTTCAAG GAGATGGCTGCGTTCAAAATGGCGACACTCCAGAGAGCGCTCGATGACAGCGTCCTGTCCTCAGAGCTGGAGCGAGCGAACAAACAGTACAACGAGCTCACCATGAAATACAGAGACCTGCTCCAGAAAGACAACCACCTGATCCAGAGAACCACCACGCTGGAACATTTGGAG AGTGAGAACGTCTCCCTCCAAGAACACATCAGTTCCCTCAACAAGGAGCTTGAGATTACCAAGGAGAAGCTGCACACGATGGAGCAGGCGTGGGAGCACATCGAAGCCACTG gaggaGAAGGTGGTATGGATAAAGCCACGAAGGCCCTGGCGAACAGCGAGATCCTGTCTGTGTCTAAGCGCATCACCACGCTGGAGATGAAGGAGCTGAACGAGAGGCAGCGCGCCGAGCATGCTCAGAAGATGTACGAGCACATGAGAAGCTCCCTCAAACAGGTGGAGGAGCGGAACTTCGAGCTGGAGGCCAAGTTTGCAGAG ATGGCAAAGCAGAACATGGAGGCGCAGAGGATTGAGCGTGAGTTACGGGACGAGCTGGCCGACAGCGTCAGCAAAGAAATCAGCGACGCCGACCGGCGCCGAATCTCGGAGCTGGAGAAAAGCGAAGCCGAGCTCAGGATCGAGGTTTCCAA GTTGCGGGAGGTTTCAGACGTAGCAAAAATGCAGGTGTTCGCTCTGGAGGCCAGGCAGCAATCCAGGGAAAAGGAGGTGGAGTGTTTTAGGAGGCAGATTCTGGACTTTCAG TCTCAGAGTGATGAGAAGGCCCTCATCGCCAAGCTCCATCAGCACATCGTGGCTCTGCAGCTCAGCGAGACGGCGGCCGTGAGCAGGGTGGAGGCCTACACCGGCCGCTTTCGCCACCTGGAGGCTCAGAGGCTGAGGGTGGAGCAGCAGCTGAACGCACAGCAGCAGGCGCTCTGGCAGACGAGGCAGGAGGGGCGTCAGCGAGCCCGACACCTCCGCCAGGCCCTGCACGCTTTGCGCAGACGCTTCTCCGGAGCGCTCCCTCTGAGCCAGCAGGAGAAGTTCTCCAGCACCATGCTGCAGATGCAGGAGGACAGGGCGAGGGCGCGGGAGGAGGCACGCCGAGCGCAGGAGGAACGCCGCGCTGCCGAGGGGAAAGCGCAGGAGCTGGAACTCCAACTGAAGGGTCTGGAAGAGCTCACTGCCACTCTGAAGGATGTTAAAGGAGCTCAGAAG GTGACTGAGTGGCATAAGAAGCTGGAGGAGGTTCGCCTGCAGGACCTGAGGAAGAACAGAGAACTGGTGGCGCGGCGGGAGGAGATCAAGTACCTGAAGAACATGGTGGCTGAGCAGGAACGCTCCATCAGCAGTTTGGAGGAGGAACTTGTCCAGCAGAGCAAT ctgTTCGAGGAGCAGCATCTCTCATGGGATCAGagagaggtggagctggagcgACAGTTGGACATCTACGAGAAACAGCAGAACCAAATCATCGGATCTGCTCAGAAG TTTGAAGAAGCCACAGGTTCTCTGCCAGACCCTAACCAGCCATTGGCTCATCAGCTGGACCATGCTCTGAGCAAAATGAAGGAGCAAGTTCGCACCATCCTGGTGATCCAAGCCACCTGCAAAACTCTGGAGGAG ACGCTGAAGGAGAAGGAGGCGGCGCTGTGGAGGTCCGAGCAGAACGTCCTGTCGCGCGATCGCGTCATTAACGAGCTCCGCCTCCGTCTCCCCGCCGCCGCCGAGAGGGAAAAACTCCTCGCCGACTTGAGCAGGCAGGACGACACGGGCAGCCGACACGCCCTGAAGATCGCTCACCAGACCATCGGCAACCTGCAGAGTCTCCTCGATCAGAAAGAGGAGGTCCTCAAGAAGTATCAGAACCTTCTGGCCAGGGCTAGACAG gaacaggaagaaTTATCCAAAAAGCACGAGCAGGAAGTGAAGAACCTGCACCAAGAGCTGGACCTTCACACGGATTTGTCCCTGGACCGCTTCAGACAGACGACTGTG GAGCTGATAAGGAAGCCCACCCTGGACGTCCCGACCACGAAGCAGATGGAACGTCTGGCTGAAATGGAGCAGATGGTGGCGGAGCAGGACACGTCTCTATCTTCGCTAATGCACAAGCTGAGGGTGCTGAGCGGCGAGCTGGAGCGGCAGAGACACGTCACGGCGTCTCACGCCAAAGAGCACGCAGAGCAAACAGCCAG ActtgaggaaagacatgcatcTCAAATAAAGGCCATGTCGAGGGAATCCGAGGAGCTGAGATCCCAGCTGTCCCAGATGGAGAAAGAGCTGCAGTACCTCAACACCGAGCTGGAGGCCCAGAGAGAGGCCAACGTTCGCTCGCCGAGCAACACCATGAAGAACCTGGTTGAGCGTCTGAAGGCCCAGCTGGCCCTCAAAGAGAAGCAGTTGAAG GCTCTCAGCAAAGCCATGCTCGAGTTTCGGGCACAGATGACGTCACAGGCGGAGCAACAGATCATCGCGAACGCGGCCCAGAAAGAAGAAGTGCTGAACGTTCAGCAGATCGTGGATAAGCACACCAAAGAGCTCAAG acccGTGTGAAGGAGCTGAACGACGAGCTGCAGACCTGCAAAGAGAAGGTGAAAGCTGGGAAAAGCAGAGAGAGCTCTCTAAAGGAGGAGCTGGAGAACCTGAACCACGAGCTGCAGAAGAACCAGAAGATCGAGAGCAGACTGCAGAGCGAGAAGCACGATCTGGAAGAACAGCTGGATGAGTTGAAGCAGAAAGTCAAGAGACTCAGCAGCGGCCTGCAG GGTCAGGGTAAAGGTGAAGGCCCTTTGGTAGAGGCTTTGCAGAAGAAGATCCGCAGGCTGGAGTCAGATCTAGACAGGAAGAATGTTCCCGAGCCAGCGGAGAAAAAGACGGCGGTGAAGGAGGACAGA CCTAATAAAGAAGAACTGGTGAGGTGGGAAGAAGGTAAGAAGTGGCAGGCGAGGATGGAGAAAGTCCGTAATCTTTTaaaagacaaagagaaggaGACGGAATCCCTTTCCAAACAACTGGCCACCTCGAAGGAGCTCTACGgaag ACTGGAGCAAGAGAAACTGGGCCTGCAGAGGAAGCTGAAGAGCCGCGGCGTGACGGTGGATCAGGTGGTGGGCACGCGAGCGACCTTCGAGGCCGACCACGAAATCGAGGAGCTGAAGAAGAGGAACCGTGAGCTGGAGGAACAGATTAAGATCATCAA GCAGCAGCAGGCTTTACCTCGAGATTCTGCGATGGAGGACATGAACATTAGGAACCGCTACCTGGAGGAGAGACTTCACTCTTTGGAAAGCCAGCTGGTAAAAGAGCCTCTCTCCAGGCCATCA GATGAAAGCCGGTTTTCTTCTGCCAGGTTCAACTTATCTCCTAAATCCCATCTAAAGACCTTTAAAGTCTCATATGGCCCCCAAAACGAAAAAACACATCCTTCATCATTAAGCAAAGACCAAATCGTGCATCAACACAGAGATGACGAGGAGCCGATCGCCGGATTTCCACCTGATACCCATAAAGCGTATGAAGAAATGGAAGATACGTCGATCCCAGGACAAGAGCCGGTGCTTAGAGGAAAATTAAAACTTCACGAAATCGAGTCCGTAAATCCGCAGACAGAACAAGAAACGGTAGACAAGATCCACTCTGAGGAACCGGAAGAAGAACACGACACGTTGAAACGTGATGAAGATCAGGACGATAGAGAGGAACGAGGAGAGACAGCAGAGCAGGATTCAGCAGTGATTGAAAGATCTCTTGGGTCTCACAATAGCCAGACAGAAGCTTCACAATTTCAAGAGGCTCAAGAACATTCTGATGAAGAAACATCTAAAGAAGATGACTGTAGGCTTGGGCAGCTAATATCACAATCTCCTCCGGTGGATAAGAATGAAGCGGTGTGGCTCGGCGAG ACGTCTGGCCGGGGCTCGGCAGGGACGCAGACGCAGAGGGAGCACGAGCTACAGAAAGAGAACCTCAAGCTCTCCAGCGAGAACCTGGAGCTACGCCTTCAGCTGGAGCAGGCTAACAAGGACCTGCCACGTCTAAAG GCTCAGGTGTCTGACCTCAAAGAAATGTGTGACGCTctaaaaaaggagaaaggagaagtggaaagGAAGCTGGGGAATATCCGTGGG TCAGCGCAGTCTGGACGAAGCGGAAAAACCGCCCCCGAGCTGGAGAAGACCATCATGCTGATGAAGAGGGTGGTGGAACGAGTGCAACGAGAGAACGAGACTCTGAAGAAGAGCTCGGGGACGGCGATCCGGGAGCAGCTCACTGCTCTGCAACACGAGCACGAGAAGCTCAAG GCCGAGTACCACAGGACGAAGGGGGCGAGTCAGCAGACCTCCAaactcgagtcacaggctgaaGGGATGGAGAAAATCGTGACGGAGAACGAGCGGCTGCGCAGGGACATCAGAAAG GAATCCGAAGCTTCAGAGAAGCTGCGAGTAGAGAAGAGCAGTCTGGAAGTAAGAATTGAGAAACTGAAGCTGGAGCTTGAAGCCTCCAACCAGAAGCTCCTACTGGCTCAGGCGAAGGGTCCGTCCTCAGACGGAGCAGACAGCAAGACCTGGAAATCTAAAGTTGTGACGAG GTTGTTTGAGAATAAAATGAAGGCCCTCGAGGACGAAGTCTCCAAGAAGAACACGAGTCTGAACGAGCTGAAACTTCAGCTCGCAGAATCCCGCGAGAAAGAGCAAA